The proteins below are encoded in one region of Bifidobacterium dentium JCM 1195 = DSM 20436:
- a CDS encoding holo-ACP synthase, with translation MLGLGHDVVDVGAFDEQLGLSGSRMRGLFSARELRQAAQRAKAKNDGETVHLAVRWAGKEAFLKAWCEALAFVAERDAATPARPYTIDAFPWPDIEILDDSHGVPHVCLPPEVRCKLRESLGSPQCYAIHISLSHDGAIASAVAYITADRG, from the coding sequence ATGCTGGGCTTGGGACATGACGTGGTTGACGTGGGCGCGTTCGACGAACAGTTGGGCTTGTCCGGCTCGCGCATGCGCGGATTGTTCTCCGCGCGCGAACTACGCCAAGCGGCGCAACGTGCGAAGGCCAAGAACGACGGTGAGACGGTGCATCTCGCCGTCCGCTGGGCCGGTAAGGAGGCTTTCCTCAAGGCTTGGTGCGAGGCGTTGGCTTTCGTGGCGGAACGTGATGCCGCCACTCCCGCACGCCCCTACACCATTGACGCTTTCCCTTGGCCGGACATCGAAATCCTTGACGATTCGCATGGCGTGCCCCATGTCTGCCTGCCCCCGGAAGTGCGGTGCAAGTTGCGGGAATCCCTGGGATCGCCGCAATGCTATGCGATACACATCTCCTTGAGTCATGACGGAGCCATCGCATCGGCG